The Euphorbia lathyris chromosome 2, ddEupLath1.1, whole genome shotgun sequence genome includes a window with the following:
- the LOC136220394 gene encoding protein NRT1/ PTR FAMILY 2.13-like, protein MELSDDKNLGKTPNRFNCFSKTRSITEQNLSTDVISSMNASKKKKKPGGWRAMPYILGNETFERLASFGLLANFMVYLMKEFKMEQVFAANIINIWSGLANFAPLLGAFISDAYVGRFRTIAFASCASFLGMVIVTLTAWIPNLHPQSESESERATPLQLGVLFTGLGFLTIGTGGIRPCSIPFGVDQFDPTTEDGLKGINSFFNWYYTSFTVVILITSTVVVYIQDTVSWVLGFGIPTGLMLCSIILFYLGRRIYVHVNAQGSIFSSLAQVFVAAYTKRGLKLPDAHLSDVIYYDPPPLKETVVSLPLTNSYRFLNKGAMVQINDLNPDGTCANPWKLCSIQQIEEVKTLFKVGPIWVSGILCITSIIQQGTFLVSQALIMDRHLGHKFKIPAGSMGTFSMITIGLWLPFYDRILVPSLRKITNHEGGITLLQRIGIGNMFSILAMVVSGIVETKRRDAAISNPGAVMSVMWLVPQLMLLGFCEAFAFIGHIELYNKEFPEHMRSIGNSLFFCAWGVANYLSSCITIIVHKLTRTPSHPDWLTNDLNAGKLDYFYFLLAGMGVLNLIYFLFCTRQFRYKSTSAPIEDKANKDVELNLTQTLPI, encoded by the exons ATGGAGTTGAGTGATGATAAAAACTTGGGCAAAACACCAAATCGGTTCAACTGCTTCTCAAAGACTCGATCCATCACAGAACAAAATCTTTCTACTGATGTAATTTCATCCATGAAtgcttcaaagaagaagaagaagcctggTGGATGGAGAGCCATGCCTTACATCTTAG GAAATGAAACGTTTGAAAGGCTGGCTAGTTTTGGATTATTAGCAAACTTTATGGTGTATTTGATGAAAGAGTTCAAGATGGAGCAGGTTTTTGCAGCAAACATAATCAACATATGGTCTGGTTTAGCCAACTTCGCACCTCTGCTCGGTGCTTTCATCTCCGATGCTTATGTCGGCAGATTTAGGACTATTGCCTTTGCTTCTTGTGCTTCCTTTCTG GGTATGGTGATTGTGACCTTAACAGCATGGATACCAAATTTGCATCCTCAAAGTGAAAGTGAAAGTGAAAGGGCCACACCTCTTCAATTGGGTGTTCTATTTACCGGATTAGGGTTCTTAACGATAGGCACAGGCGGAATTAGGCCTTGCAGTATTCCATTTGGGGTTGATCAATTTGACCCTACTACTGAAGATGGGTTAAAAGGGATTAACAGCTTCTTCAATTGGTATTACACCTCTTTTACTGTGGTAATTTTAATCACTTCAACCGTAGTGGTCTATATTCAAGATACTGTCAGCTGGGTTTTGGGTTTTGGGATTCCTACTGGGCTTATGCTATGTTCCATCATTCTCTTCTATCTTGGGAGAAGAATTTATGTTCATGTGAATGCACAAGGAAGCATATTTTCTAGCCTTGCTCAGGTTTTTGTTGCTGCTTATACAAAGCGTGGCCTTAAGCTTCCAGATGCACATCTTTCTGATGTCATTTATTATGACCCTCCTCCACTCAAGGAAACTGTTGTGTCACTGCCTTTAACTAATTCCTACAG GTTCTTGAACAAAGGTGCAATGGTACAGATAAATGATCTAAACCCAGATGGAACATGTGCAAATCCATGGAAGCTATGCAGCATACAACAGATAGAAGAGGTGAAAACCCTATTCAAAGTAGGACCAATATGGGTTTCAGGTATACTTTGCATCACATCAATAATACAACAAGGAACATTCCTCGTATCCCAAGCTCTAATAATGGACAGACACCTTGGACACAAATTCAAAATTCCAGCAGGTTCAATGGGAACTTTTTCAATGATAACAATAGGACTATGGCTACCTTTTTACGACAGAATTTTAGTACCTTCTCTTCGTAAAATCACCAACCATGAAGGTGGAATTACACTTCTTCaaagaattggaattggaaaTATGTTTTCTATTTTAGCCATGGTTGTATCTGGAATTGTTGAGACGAAAAGAAGAGATGCAGCTATTTCGAACCCTGGTGCAGTCATGTCAGTGATGTGGCTAGTTCCACAGCTTATGCTGCTGGGATTCTGTGAGGCTTTTGCGTTTATTGGACATATAGAACTTTATAACAAGGAGTTTCCTGAGCACATGAGAAGTATAGGCAATTCTCTATTTTTCTGTGCTTGGGGGGTTGCTAATTATCTCAGCAGTTGCATTACGATAATTGTGCATAAACTTACTCGAACTCCAAGCCATCCGGACTGGTTAACCAATGATTTGAATGCTGGGAAGTTGGATTATTTCTACTTCCTTTTGGCTGGAATGGGAGTTCtcaatttgatttattttctgttttgtacTCGCCAGTTTCGTTACAAAAGCACTAGTGCACCTATTGAAGATAAAGCAAACAAAGATGTGGAGCTGAACTTGACCCAAACACTTCCAATTTAA